A region of Subtercola boreus DNA encodes the following proteins:
- a CDS encoding NtaA/DmoA family FMN-dependent monooxygenase (This protein belongs to a clade of FMN-dependent monooxygenases, within a broader family of flavin-dependent oxidoreductases, the luciferase-like monooxygenase (LMM) family, some of whose members use coenzyme F420 rather than FMN.), which translates to MKPLVFGIFQYIAPNGTVGSAWQHPSDTSHEYLTIAHWTKLAQKFESAGLDFLFLADSYGFPALDGELLEAAVREGRGIPQGDPMPIVTAMAAVTEKLGFILTTSTTVEAPAANARRFATLDHFTAGRIGWNIVTGSSGATAAALMGKDLIAHDVRYDMADDYVDVCLKLWEGSWSDDALVVDKAAGVYADPAGVRMIDHDGPYYRAHGILNLPPSPQRTPLLVQAGASGRGRDFAGRNAEAVFVAGGVPSVVAANVAGVRASAVAAGRAADSVKLLVGALFITAPTHEEAVAKHTEMLAMSTNEGAAAIYAGNTGIDLLALDPDLPLAQTSTEMGQSNVERYLAKDGTPAPLVRDILENFRTTGINGSVFVGTPEEVVDALEEFVRATDVDGFLVQPHLTPGTYDDFIELVLPVLRERGLAPGEYRGSTLREQLFGEGRSRLPESHRGHDFAWAGTTGGDSAG; encoded by the coding sequence ATGAAGCCTCTCGTTTTCGGAATCTTCCAGTACATCGCCCCGAACGGCACCGTCGGATCGGCCTGGCAGCACCCCAGCGACACCTCGCACGAGTACCTCACCATCGCGCACTGGACGAAACTGGCCCAGAAGTTCGAGTCGGCCGGGCTCGACTTCCTGTTCCTCGCCGACAGCTACGGCTTCCCGGCGCTCGACGGGGAACTGCTCGAGGCGGCTGTGCGCGAGGGCCGAGGCATCCCCCAGGGGGATCCGATGCCGATCGTCACCGCGATGGCTGCCGTCACCGAGAAGCTCGGCTTCATCCTCACCACCTCGACCACCGTCGAGGCTCCCGCCGCGAACGCCCGCCGGTTCGCGACGCTCGACCACTTCACCGCCGGCCGCATCGGCTGGAACATCGTCACGGGTTCCTCCGGCGCGACCGCGGCGGCGCTGATGGGAAAGGACCTCATCGCTCACGACGTGCGCTACGACATGGCCGACGACTATGTCGACGTCTGCCTGAAGCTCTGGGAGGGGTCCTGGTCCGACGATGCGCTCGTCGTCGACAAGGCTGCCGGAGTCTACGCGGATCCCGCCGGGGTGCGGATGATCGACCACGACGGTCCGTACTACCGTGCCCACGGCATCCTGAACCTGCCGCCCTCGCCGCAGCGCACCCCGCTGCTCGTGCAGGCCGGAGCCTCGGGGCGGGGGCGGGACTTCGCCGGACGGAACGCCGAGGCGGTCTTCGTCGCCGGAGGAGTTCCGTCGGTGGTGGCCGCGAATGTCGCCGGGGTGCGGGCGAGCGCCGTTGCGGCGGGGCGGGCGGCCGACTCCGTGAAACTCCTGGTCGGGGCGCTGTTCATCACGGCGCCGACGCACGAGGAGGCCGTGGCGAAACACACGGAGATGCTCGCGATGTCGACCAACGAGGGCGCGGCGGCGATCTACGCCGGCAACACGGGCATCGACCTGCTGGCGCTCGATCCCGACCTCCCCCTGGCGCAGACGAGCACGGAGATGGGCCAGAGCAATGTCGAACGCTATCTCGCGAAGGACGGCACGCCGGCACCGCTGGTGCGCGACATCCTCGAGAACTTCCGAACGACAGGGATCAACGGGAGCGTCTTCGTCGGCACGCCGGAGGAGGTCGTCGATGCGCTCGAGGAATTCGTCAGAGCGACGGATGTCGACGGCTTCCTCGTACAGCCGCACCTGACCCCGGGCACCTACGACGACTTCATCGAGCTGGTGCTGCCGGTGCTTCGCGAACGCGGGCTCGCCCCGGGGGAGTACCGGGGCTCGACGCTCCGTGAGCAGCTGTTCGGTGAAGGCCGGTCGAGGCTCCCCGAGTCGCACCGAGGGCACGACTTCGCCTGGGCCGGGACAACCGGCGGCGACTCGGCCGGATGA
- a CDS encoding helix-turn-helix domain-containing protein: MLTSRIPASSPSTAPLDEEAVTMGARIRELRRARGQTLVQLASATGMSQPFLSLVERGHARLSLASMGRIATEFGVQPGDLLAHRPPRRSTTETVDVVYSAHRDRPAGGDRSVWQLAEQPGGLRGVEMFSAETVFTEFGVHDEDEFVYVLAGILEVGLEDRPGGSIDDAVVESLAAGGSVTFQAGTRHAWRAAGPAGFRVLVVTAPAAPLPGPSKGRQLL, encoded by the coding sequence ATGTTGACTTCACGAATTCCCGCCAGTTCGCCCTCCACGGCACCGCTCGACGAGGAAGCGGTCACGATGGGTGCCCGCATCCGCGAGCTGCGACGGGCGCGCGGGCAGACTCTGGTGCAGCTCGCCTCGGCGACCGGGATGTCGCAGCCCTTCCTGAGCCTCGTCGAGAGGGGCCACGCACGCCTGAGTCTCGCCTCGATGGGCCGGATCGCGACGGAATTCGGGGTGCAGCCCGGAGACCTTCTCGCCCACCGCCCGCCCCGGCGGAGCACGACCGAGACGGTCGACGTGGTCTACTCCGCGCATCGGGACCGCCCCGCCGGCGGTGACCGGTCGGTCTGGCAGCTGGCCGAACAGCCCGGCGGCCTCCGCGGCGTCGAGATGTTCAGCGCAGAGACGGTCTTCACCGAGTTCGGTGTGCATGATGAGGACGAGTTCGTCTACGTGCTCGCGGGCATCCTCGAGGTCGGGCTCGAAGACCGTCCGGGCGGCAGCATCGACGACGCGGTCGTCGAAAGCCTCGCGGCCGGCGGCTCCGTCACGTTCCAGGCGGGCACCCGGCACGCCTGGCGGGCCGCGGGCCCTGCCGGCTTCCGCGTCCTCGTCGTGACCGCCCCGGCGGCCCCGCTCCCGGGCCCCTCGAAAGGACGCCAACTGCTCTGA
- a CDS encoding ABC transporter ATP-binding protein produces MTKAPTESAPPGWVRRLWGYMLRHRRSLVLSLGAALLGSACQVVVPLVARQIVDNVILVADAPLLPWLALLVGLALVTFGFTYLRRYHGGQVALEVQNDLRNGMHDHLQTLDFASLDRMPTGQLVSRANSDATLVQGLLMMLPIMSGNVILMLLSLVVMFVLSPLLALVALVVTPLLVLISYRMRARLLPATWDAQQREGDVAQMVDEDVTGVRVVKAFGRERREIQRMIGASTALYGSEMRAVRIQSRFQPLLEAVPTLGQVAVLAFGGWLALNNQLTIGTFLAFSAYVSQLMAPARQLAGILTVGQQARVGIERIFQLLDQRPAIVDAPAAVALPVGGGAIDFEGVRFAYGAAAAAGAARAAGAASAAGPAVLDGFDLHIAAGERVAIVGPSGSGKSTVAALVSRFYEPDAGSVSVDGVDLRDLSLASLRRQVGVVFEESFLFSSTIRANIAYGRPDASGAEIEEAARVAQAHEFIGRLPGGYDTVVGERGLSLSGGQRQRIALARAILYDPRILILDDATSAIDAKTEELIHDGLERALGRRTVLLIAHRESTLHLADRIVVLEEGRISDSGTHSELLSRSTTYRELLSGLDEQTRAAAADGRIEVLADLTARGTLVEGRQDDADAAARASGFGHPDHPGNRGADMTGPAPARGGNSAARHPGRSSGTAVGAGTSTSAPAGAATGTGAPGANGGLLGADPALLEAVAALGPIRDIPSIDEAHETRHDPQFGLLRLLKEFRRPLALGLVLVVIDAVAGLAGPVLVKTGIDDGVQAGSLMVLLGASALYLVVTLTALLDGIASTFVTGRIAQRVMLSLRIRIWSQLQRLSLDYYEREMAGRVMTRMTTDVVQFESLVQNGLLSALVSVVTFVGVGVALVALNLELGLCTLAVVVPLAIATFWFRKRASSLYDTARDRIALVNADFQESLSGVRESQAFVHESETVARFHGLGRSFLETRVAAQRLVALYFPFVQFLSSVADAIVLGVGAGLIASGQLSSGDLIAFILYISLFFSPIQQLSQVFDSWQQTRVSVGRISELMQLDTLTPEPAPGTAIEPGRLRGALSLVDVDFAYPAVPTKGAAAAAVPGEALHAITLDIRPHETLALVGETGAGKSTVMKLLARFYDVDSGAVLVDGMDVRNLDLVTFRRQLGYVPQEAFLFTGSVRDNIAFGDPEAPDDRVEAAARAVGAHDLVQGLPGGYGHVLSERGRSLSAGQRQLIALARAQLVDPAILLLDEATSNLDLATEARVSAAMERVSAGRTTVVIAHRLQTARAADRIAVLHDGRIAEVGSHDELLAAGGRYASMWEAFESVEHPA; encoded by the coding sequence GTGACGAAAGCCCCCACCGAATCCGCGCCCCCGGGCTGGGTGCGGCGGCTCTGGGGCTACATGCTCCGCCACCGCAGGAGCCTGGTGCTCTCCCTCGGCGCGGCACTCCTCGGCAGCGCCTGCCAGGTGGTCGTGCCGCTCGTCGCGCGGCAGATCGTCGACAACGTCATCCTCGTGGCGGATGCCCCGCTGCTGCCCTGGCTCGCCCTGCTGGTCGGGCTTGCCCTTGTCACCTTCGGCTTCACCTACCTCCGTCGTTACCACGGCGGACAGGTCGCCCTCGAGGTGCAGAACGACCTCCGCAATGGCATGCACGACCACCTGCAGACCCTCGACTTCGCGAGCCTCGACCGCATGCCGACCGGCCAGCTCGTGTCTCGGGCGAACTCCGACGCGACCCTGGTGCAGGGCCTGCTGATGATGCTGCCGATCATGAGCGGCAACGTCATCCTGATGCTGCTCTCGCTCGTGGTGATGTTCGTGCTCTCGCCCCTGCTGGCCCTCGTCGCCCTCGTCGTCACTCCCCTGCTCGTGCTGATCTCGTACCGCATGCGCGCCCGGCTGCTGCCCGCCACCTGGGACGCCCAGCAGCGCGAGGGCGACGTCGCGCAGATGGTCGACGAAGACGTCACCGGCGTGCGCGTCGTGAAGGCGTTCGGCCGGGAGCGCCGCGAGATCCAGCGGATGATCGGGGCTTCCACCGCGCTCTACGGCTCCGAGATGCGGGCAGTGCGCATCCAGTCCCGGTTCCAGCCGCTGCTCGAAGCCGTGCCGACCCTCGGGCAGGTCGCCGTGCTCGCGTTCGGCGGCTGGCTCGCGCTGAACAACCAGCTGACGATCGGCACCTTCCTCGCCTTCTCGGCCTATGTTTCACAACTGATGGCGCCGGCGCGGCAGCTGGCGGGCATCCTGACCGTCGGGCAGCAGGCGCGGGTGGGCATCGAGCGCATCTTCCAGCTGCTCGACCAGCGGCCGGCGATCGTGGATGCCCCCGCCGCCGTCGCACTGCCCGTGGGCGGTGGGGCGATCGATTTCGAGGGGGTGCGGTTCGCCTACGGTGCGGCCGCTGCAGCCGGCGCGGCGCGCGCGGCGGGCGCGGCCTCTGCGGCCGGCCCTGCCGTGCTCGACGGTTTCGACCTGCACATCGCGGCGGGCGAGCGCGTCGCGATCGTCGGCCCGAGCGGCAGCGGCAAGTCGACGGTTGCCGCTCTGGTCTCGCGCTTCTACGAACCCGACGCGGGATCCGTGAGCGTCGACGGCGTCGACCTCCGCGACCTGTCCCTCGCGTCGCTCCGGCGGCAGGTCGGCGTGGTGTTCGAGGAGAGCTTCCTCTTCAGCTCGACGATCCGCGCGAACATCGCCTACGGCAGGCCCGATGCGAGCGGAGCGGAGATCGAGGAAGCGGCGCGGGTCGCCCAGGCGCACGAGTTCATCGGGCGGCTCCCCGGCGGCTACGACACCGTCGTGGGCGAGCGCGGGCTCAGCCTCTCGGGCGGACAGCGGCAGCGCATTGCCCTCGCGCGCGCCATTCTCTACGACCCGCGCATCCTGATCCTCGACGATGCCACGAGCGCGATCGACGCGAAGACGGAGGAGCTCATCCACGACGGGCTCGAACGGGCCCTCGGCAGGCGCACGGTGCTGCTGATCGCGCACCGTGAGTCGACCCTGCACCTCGCCGACCGCATCGTCGTGTTGGAGGAGGGCCGCATCAGCGACTCGGGCACGCACAGCGAGCTGCTGTCGCGGAGCACGACCTACCGCGAGCTGCTCTCCGGTCTCGACGAGCAGACCCGTGCCGCAGCCGCCGACGGCCGCATCGAGGTACTCGCCGATCTGACCGCCCGCGGCACGCTCGTCGAGGGAAGGCAGGACGACGCGGATGCCGCGGCCCGCGCCAGTGGGTTCGGCCACCCAGACCACCCCGGCAACCGCGGCGCAGACATGACCGGCCCCGCACCTGCTCGCGGAGGCAACAGCGCGGCCCGTCATCCTGGCAGGAGCAGCGGTACCGCTGTGGGCGCCGGCACGAGCACCAGCGCACCTGCGGGTGCCGCCACGGGCACCGGCGCACCGGGCGCGAACGGCGGCCTGCTCGGCGCAGACCCCGCCCTGCTCGAAGCCGTCGCCGCGCTCGGCCCGATCCGCGACATCCCGAGCATCGATGAGGCCCACGAGACCCGCCACGACCCGCAGTTCGGGCTGCTGCGGCTGCTGAAGGAGTTCCGTCGGCCGCTGGCGCTCGGGCTGGTGCTGGTCGTGATCGACGCCGTCGCGGGCCTCGCTGGGCCCGTGCTGGTGAAGACCGGCATCGACGACGGCGTGCAGGCGGGTTCGCTGATGGTGCTCCTCGGAGCATCCGCCCTCTACCTCGTGGTCACGCTCACCGCCCTGCTCGACGGCATCGCGTCGACGTTCGTCACCGGGCGGATCGCGCAGCGCGTGATGCTCTCGCTTCGCATCCGCATCTGGTCGCAGCTGCAGCGGCTCTCGCTCGACTACTACGAACGCGAGATGGCCGGGCGGGTGATGACGCGGATGACAACCGACGTCGTGCAGTTCGAGTCACTCGTGCAGAACGGCCTCCTCTCGGCGCTCGTCTCGGTCGTGACCTTCGTCGGCGTCGGGGTCGCCCTCGTGGCGCTCAACCTCGAGCTCGGGCTCTGCACGCTCGCGGTCGTGGTTCCGCTCGCGATTGCGACGTTCTGGTTCCGCAAGCGCGCGTCGTCGCTCTACGACACGGCCCGCGACCGCATCGCACTCGTCAACGCCGACTTCCAGGAGAGCCTCTCCGGCGTCCGCGAGTCGCAGGCCTTCGTGCACGAGAGCGAGACGGTGGCACGGTTCCACGGGCTCGGGCGGTCGTTCCTCGAGACCCGGGTCGCCGCCCAGCGGCTCGTGGCGCTCTACTTCCCGTTCGTGCAGTTCCTCTCGAGTGTCGCCGATGCGATCGTGCTGGGGGTCGGTGCCGGACTCATCGCCTCCGGCCAGCTCAGTTCGGGCGACCTGATCGCGTTCATCCTCTACATCTCGCTGTTCTTCTCGCCGATCCAGCAGCTCTCGCAGGTCTTCGACTCATGGCAGCAGACGCGGGTGTCGGTCGGCCGCATCTCGGAGCTGATGCAGCTCGACACGCTCACCCCCGAACCGGCGCCCGGAACGGCGATCGAACCGGGGAGACTCCGAGGCGCGCTCTCGCTCGTCGACGTGGACTTCGCGTACCCGGCCGTGCCCACGAAGGGTGCCGCCGCCGCGGCCGTCCCCGGCGAGGCCCTGCACGCGATCACCCTCGACATCCGGCCGCACGAGACGCTCGCGCTCGTCGGCGAGACCGGGGCGGGCAAGTCGACCGTCATGAAACTGTTGGCCCGCTTCTACGACGTCGACTCGGGCGCCGTGCTCGTCGACGGAATGGATGTGCGGAACCTCGACCTCGTCACCTTCCGCCGGCAGCTCGGCTACGTGCCGCAGGAGGCGTTCCTCTTCACCGGGTCGGTGCGTGACAACATCGCGTTCGGCGATCCTGAGGCTCCGGATGATCGTGTCGAGGCCGCGGCCCGCGCCGTCGGCGCGCACGACCTCGTCCAGGGCCTGCCCGGCGGGTACGGGCACGTGCTCAGCGAACGCGGGCGATCACTCTCCGCGGGGCAGCGGCAGCTGATCGCCCTCGCCCGCGCCCAGCTCGTCGACCCCGCCATCCTGCTGCTCGACGAAGCGACGTCGAACCTCGACCTCGCCACGGAGGCACGGGTCAGCGCGGCGATGGAGCGCGTCTCGGCCGGCCGCACGACCGTCGTCATCGCCCACCGGCTGCAGACGGCCCGCGCCGCGGACCGCATCGCCGTGCTGCACGACGGCCGCATCGCGGAGGTCGGCTCGCACGACGAGCTCCTCGCCGCGGGCGGGCGCTACGCCTCGATGTGGGAGGCGTTCGAGTCGGTCGAGCACCCGGCCTGA
- a CDS encoding alpha/beta fold hydrolase → MSTGRQTMVRKAVVAPLRENLPPSILTLPDGRELAYHEYGDPAGVVVLNCHGGLVSGIDVEYSDEPARALGVRLISPDRPGIGGSSRNPGHRMLDWASTDLTVLLQHLGVERFSVLGWSEGGQYALAVAHAHADRVDRVAVVAGALPLAEPAHPSRLAELNANDRRLIALSGRAPLIARAYFLGSRWLTVLSPPLLARLASIGLGPSDTTLITTYSNWFARAMAESVADTRGSVDDYRAFGAPWGFAPEDVRARVEVFQGDADRVIRAEWSRILVERLPDARLHEYPGDGHFVALTRRAEILERLVAPLPG, encoded by the coding sequence ATGAGCACAGGGAGGCAGACGATGGTTCGGAAGGCCGTGGTCGCGCCGCTCAGGGAGAACCTGCCGCCGAGCATCCTCACCCTGCCGGACGGTCGGGAGCTGGCCTACCACGAGTACGGCGATCCGGCTGGGGTGGTCGTGCTGAACTGCCACGGTGGGCTCGTCAGCGGCATCGACGTCGAGTACTCCGACGAGCCGGCCCGGGCTCTCGGGGTGCGCCTCATCTCGCCCGACCGGCCCGGAATCGGTGGCAGTTCGCGAAACCCCGGGCACCGGATGCTCGACTGGGCGTCGACGGATCTGACCGTGCTGCTGCAGCACCTCGGGGTCGAGCGGTTCTCGGTGCTCGGCTGGTCGGAGGGCGGGCAGTATGCGCTCGCCGTCGCGCACGCGCACGCCGACCGGGTCGACCGCGTGGCTGTCGTCGCCGGGGCGCTGCCGCTCGCGGAGCCGGCGCATCCGTCACGGCTCGCCGAGCTGAACGCGAACGACCGTCGTCTCATCGCGCTGTCCGGGCGCGCGCCGTTGATCGCGCGCGCCTACTTCCTGGGGAGCCGGTGGCTGACCGTGCTGTCGCCGCCCCTGCTCGCGCGGCTCGCGTCCATCGGCCTCGGACCGAGCGACACGACCCTCATCACCACGTACTCGAACTGGTTCGCCCGGGCGATGGCCGAGTCGGTTGCCGACACCCGCGGGTCTGTCGACGACTACCGGGCGTTCGGTGCGCCGTGGGGTTTCGCGCCGGAAGACGTGCGGGCCCGGGTGGAGGTCTTCCAGGGCGATGCGGACCGCGTGATCCGGGCCGAGTGGTCGCGCATCCTGGTCGAACGGCTCCCGGATGCCCGGCTGCACGAATACCCGGGAGACGGCCACTTCGTGGCGCTCACGCGGCGTGCCGAGATCCTCGAACGCCTGGTCGCGCCGCTCCCTGGCTGA
- a CDS encoding O-antigen ligase family protein, with protein MATGDGASTRLSSLAIVLIAVSTIVLLPGALNRWVLPKEIVFLVGALLAAAVPAAGRLPRWFWMIVLSGSAVLLIAALSGAAPLPQVFGRWPRFEGLVTLPVYLAAAWAGARLFGGVAALRHRVFLSVVAVSALAVFLVAALETLGLRPIPSDLDRPGSLLGNATDQGIVGVMFAALLVLPALAPRMPGPGAATRGGGASRATGAERPAPPRPRAAGTLWLLRAGLLAAALSTVLSASRAATAALFAVAVVASVVLVARRASGDRRSATVHALLALAGIAGLVAAVLLVPLSRERIFDVAALDPARLGDRFTIWREAAQLLWANPLLGVGPSGYLDQIAAVHSATWFFDVGSGVTIDSPHNLLLQAGLAGGIPLLLCLGALAVLSAVTAWRRIRSGDDAVLGATLALLGFTIVLLTHFTAPATTLLAALLLGMVVARPADVPIGSVATRTPTASRFPAAPRGRAGRGLRMLGVTALAASTLLVAVSCSAEVALGAGVSAAADSRLADADAAFATAAALRPWDADTRSIAAQSFAQAADSGQPGAPGLAGSWAARALDLAPDSVLSAKALAVSQQYSGDLDGALETLTALDDRAPNDPETLHRLGGVQFLDGRIPDAQQALERAVAVDPDDADAWLTLQYVYQQTGDSAGFARASGELARLGRN; from the coding sequence GTGGCAACAGGTGACGGCGCGAGCACGCGACTGAGTTCGCTCGCCATCGTGCTCATCGCTGTCTCGACGATCGTCCTCCTGCCCGGCGCGCTGAACCGATGGGTGCTCCCGAAGGAGATCGTCTTCCTGGTCGGCGCGCTGCTGGCTGCGGCGGTTCCTGCCGCAGGGCGACTCCCCCGCTGGTTCTGGATGATCGTGCTCTCCGGCTCGGCCGTTCTCCTCATCGCGGCGCTCTCGGGCGCGGCACCCCTGCCCCAGGTCTTCGGTCGATGGCCGCGATTCGAGGGCCTGGTGACGCTCCCGGTCTATCTGGCGGCGGCGTGGGCCGGCGCACGGCTGTTCGGCGGTGTCGCGGCTCTGCGCCATCGCGTCTTCCTTTCTGTCGTCGCCGTCTCTGCCCTGGCCGTCTTCCTCGTGGCGGCCCTTGAGACGCTCGGACTCCGGCCGATCCCGAGCGACCTCGACCGGCCGGGCTCCCTGCTCGGCAACGCGACCGACCAGGGCATCGTCGGAGTGATGTTCGCGGCCCTGCTCGTGCTGCCGGCGCTGGCCCCCCGAATGCCGGGGCCCGGCGCCGCGACGCGTGGTGGTGGCGCTTCTCGGGCGACCGGGGCGGAACGCCCGGCTCCGCCCCGGCCGCGCGCCGCCGGAACACTCTGGCTTCTCCGCGCGGGGCTGCTGGCGGCCGCGCTCAGCACGGTGCTCTCGGCCTCGCGGGCCGCGACGGCGGCGCTCTTCGCCGTGGCCGTCGTAGCCAGCGTGGTGCTGGTGGCCCGACGGGCATCCGGAGACCGCCGTTCGGCTACCGTCCACGCCCTCCTCGCCCTCGCCGGCATCGCCGGCCTTGTCGCCGCCGTGCTCCTCGTACCGCTGTCCCGCGAGCGGATCTTCGATGTCGCAGCCCTCGATCCGGCCCGTCTGGGCGACCGTTTCACCATCTGGCGGGAGGCAGCGCAGCTCCTCTGGGCGAACCCGCTGCTCGGAGTCGGCCCGAGCGGCTACCTCGACCAGATCGCGGCCGTGCATTCGGCGACCTGGTTCTTCGACGTCGGGTCAGGCGTCACGATCGACTCCCCGCACAATCTGCTCCTTCAGGCCGGGCTGGCCGGCGGCATCCCCTTGCTGCTCTGCCTCGGCGCCCTGGCCGTGCTGTCGGCGGTGACTGCCTGGCGCCGGATCCGTTCGGGCGATGACGCGGTGCTCGGAGCGACACTGGCGCTGCTCGGCTTCACGATCGTGCTGCTCACCCACTTCACGGCGCCCGCCACGACTCTGCTTGCGGCTCTGCTGCTGGGGATGGTGGTGGCCCGGCCCGCTGATGTGCCGATCGGATCTGTCGCCACGCGGACGCCCACGGCATCCAGATTCCCCGCGGCGCCGCGAGGCCGGGCGGGCCGCGGGCTCCGGATGCTCGGAGTCACCGCCCTCGCCGCCTCGACCCTGCTCGTGGCGGTCTCGTGCTCCGCCGAAGTCGCCCTCGGCGCCGGAGTGAGCGCAGCCGCAGATTCGCGCCTCGCCGACGCCGATGCCGCCTTCGCCACCGCGGCGGCACTACGCCCGTGGGACGCCGACACCCGCTCCATCGCCGCCCAATCGTTCGCGCAGGCCGCCGACAGCGGCCAGCCCGGCGCACCCGGGCTCGCCGGCAGCTGGGCCGCACGCGCGCTCGACCTTGCGCCCGACTCGGTGTTGAGCGCCAAAGCCCTCGCCGTCTCCCAGCAGTACAGTGGCGACCTCGACGGCGCCCTCGAGACGCTGACCGCCCTCGACGATCGGGCGCCGAATGATCCTGAGACGCTCCACAGACTGGGCGGCGTGCAGTTCCTCGACGGGCGGATTCCGGATGCCCAGCAGGCCCTCGAACGTGCCGTCGCCGTCGATCCCGACGACGCCGACGCCTGGCTCACCCTGCAGTACGTCTACCAGCAGACCGGCGATTCCGCGGGCTTCGCGCGCGCCTCTGGAGAACTCGCGCGCCTGGGCAGAAACTGA
- a CDS encoding DUF4190 domain-containing protein, with product MSDQNPYNAPEQPKYGEAAPTEQYPQPAQYPHAAQYTQPTEQYPQPSAQQQYDPYAVPPPQAYGQRTNTLAIIALVLGLTIPIGGIVTGHIALAQIRRTGEAGRGLALAGLIIGYAYTALVILAILAYVIFIVVLVGAAGMSHSTGYNFNT from the coding sequence ATGAGCGACCAGAACCCGTACAACGCCCCCGAGCAGCCGAAGTACGGTGAGGCGGCACCGACGGAGCAGTACCCCCAGCCCGCGCAGTACCCCCATGCCGCCCAGTACACCCAGCCGACCGAGCAGTACCCCCAGCCCTCCGCACAGCAGCAGTACGACCCGTACGCGGTTCCGCCGCCCCAGGCCTACGGCCAGCGCACCAACACCCTCGCGATCATCGCGCTCGTGCTCGGGCTCACCATCCCGATCGGCGGCATCGTCACCGGCCACATCGCTCTCGCCCAGATCCGCCGTACGGGCGAAGCCGGGCGGGGCCTGGCACTGGCGGGCCTCATCATCGGGTACGCATACACCGCCCTGGTCATCCTCGCGATCCTCGCCTACGTGATCTTCATCGTCGTCCTCGTCGGCGCGGCCGGGATGTCGCACAGCACCGGTTACAACTTCAACACCTGA